In a genomic window of Occallatibacter riparius:
- a CDS encoding CRTAC1 family protein codes for MQSRTRQYPIALAFVILTSFAPLVCGQKQTASPIKFELKPLPFKLETDESQSRNAPETMGGGVAVFDYNGDGKPDIFFANGADLETMKKTSAKYSDRLFRNNGDGTFTDVTEQAGLAGTGFDVGAAVGDYDNDGHPDLFVTGVRGSHLYHNNGNGTFSDVTKQAGLDQFNDPEFGPLWAVAAAWVDMNNDGKLDLFVANYLQWKFDKKPLCVVDSGPEYCHPRFYKGLPDQLFLNQGNGTFKDVSKEWGLREHVGKGMGVGIADYDLDGKPDVFVTNDGEYDFLFHNLGNKFDEVSFQTNTALPEEGAFISGMGLDFRDFNNDEYPDIVYVALNRQTFPILQNTGKGEFREVTSPSGMGKISMGMAGFGPALYDFDNDGWKDLLVTRGHVSATRPPGAQVKQPNTVFRNVKGNTWVPLTEEAGFTEATASRHRGCGMGDFDGDGKMDFVATSMDLPAELWMNRSANAGHWLDIALQGVKSNRDGIGARIKVVSPSVTQYNHQTSSVCYASSSLGPVHFGLGSDAKATSVEITWPSGITQKLENVPADQTLKVVEAVPATK; via the coding sequence ATGCAGAGTAGAACCCGTCAATATCCAATCGCCCTGGCCTTCGTTATCCTTACAAGCTTCGCGCCGCTCGTTTGCGGGCAGAAGCAGACCGCGTCTCCTATCAAGTTTGAGTTGAAGCCGCTGCCGTTCAAGCTGGAGACGGACGAGAGCCAATCACGCAATGCGCCGGAGACGATGGGCGGCGGTGTTGCGGTTTTCGACTATAACGGCGATGGCAAGCCGGACATTTTCTTCGCCAATGGCGCCGATCTGGAGACGATGAAGAAGACGTCGGCGAAGTATTCCGACCGGCTGTTCCGGAACAACGGCGACGGGACGTTCACCGATGTGACGGAGCAGGCGGGGCTGGCGGGAACAGGGTTCGACGTGGGCGCGGCGGTGGGCGACTACGACAACGATGGGCATCCTGACCTGTTTGTGACGGGCGTGCGCGGCAGTCATCTGTATCACAACAACGGCAATGGAACGTTTTCGGACGTGACGAAGCAAGCGGGGCTCGATCAGTTCAACGATCCGGAGTTTGGGCCGCTGTGGGCCGTGGCCGCGGCGTGGGTGGACATGAATAACGACGGCAAGCTGGACTTGTTCGTCGCCAACTACCTGCAATGGAAGTTCGACAAGAAACCGCTGTGCGTGGTGGACAGCGGGCCGGAGTATTGCCATCCGCGCTTTTATAAGGGCTTGCCGGATCAGCTTTTCCTGAACCAGGGGAACGGCACGTTCAAGGATGTGTCGAAGGAGTGGGGCCTGCGGGAGCACGTGGGCAAGGGCATGGGCGTGGGCATTGCCGATTATGACCTGGACGGCAAGCCGGACGTGTTCGTGACCAATGACGGCGAGTACGACTTCCTGTTCCACAACCTGGGGAACAAGTTCGACGAGGTTTCGTTCCAGACCAATACGGCGCTGCCGGAAGAGGGCGCGTTCATTTCGGGGATGGGCCTGGATTTCCGCGACTTCAACAACGATGAGTATCCCGACATTGTTTACGTGGCGCTGAACCGGCAGACATTTCCGATCTTGCAGAACACGGGCAAGGGTGAGTTCAGGGAAGTGACGTCGCCGAGCGGGATGGGCAAGATCAGCATGGGCATGGCGGGCTTTGGGCCGGCGCTGTATGACTTCGACAACGACGGCTGGAAGGATTTGCTGGTGACTCGCGGGCACGTGTCGGCGACGCGGCCGCCGGGGGCGCAGGTGAAGCAGCCAAATACGGTGTTCCGCAACGTGAAGGGCAATACGTGGGTGCCGCTGACGGAAGAGGCGGGTTTCACGGAGGCGACGGCGTCGCGGCATCGCGGGTGCGGGATGGGGGATTTCGACGGCGACGGGAAGATGGACTTTGTGGCGACCTCGATGGATCTGCCGGCGGAGCTGTGGATGAACCGAAGCGCGAACGCGGGGCACTGGCTTGATATCGCTCTGCAAGGCGTGAAGAGCAATCGCGATGGGATCGGGGCGCGGATCAAGGTGGTGTCGCCAAGCGTGACGCAGTACAACCACCAGACGTCGAGCGTGTGCTACGCGTCGTCGAGCCTGGGGCCGGTGCACTTCGGGCTGGGGTCGGATGCGAAGGCGACGTCAGTGGAGATCACGTGGCCGAGCGGGATCACGCAGAAGCTGGAGAATGTGCCGGCGGATCAGACGCTGAAGGTGGTTGAGGCGGTTCCGGCTACGAAGTGA
- a CDS encoding glucuronyl esterase domain-containing protein has translation MAGCMMRFAFAMCVGLAAAPVALLAQTAPAPVTFTAEQDHQNMMDQLGVKALRPGPSGNEKAPNHANYDESKANPYPEIPDPLTMNDGQKVTTADQWWNKRRPELVEMLSKYVYGRVPEHTPKVTWKVNAVDHEFIGFTPVVAKDLIGEVDNADCPSITVKIHMTLVTPAMAKGPVPVMMEFTRAGFPNPHEPSPDEFERINAAYKAMLTQQDPSLKDVFAKYPAWQPIKATPFAFPQMNEDGDPPNEWQLIAAGWGFVRFDPASVQADDGAGITRGIIGLVNKGQPRKPEDWGALRAWAWGAGRGLDYLETEPGVDAKHVAIEGVSRYGKAALVTMAFDQRFAMVLVGSSGKGGATLLRRNFGEAVESLTGGEYYWMAGNFIKYGASESTTGPHTPGELPVDSNELIALCAPRLTFISYGIPAKGDAKWLDHQGSWMATVDASRVWTLLGAKPAAGIEGDPHTTPMPPMNQGLLDGQLAWRQHDGGHTDAPNMKWFLQWADKFIGHAPPQ, from the coding sequence GTGGCTGGTTGCATGATGCGGTTTGCCTTTGCGATGTGTGTTGGGTTGGCTGCGGCGCCGGTGGCGCTCCTTGCGCAGACTGCGCCTGCTCCTGTCACTTTCACGGCAGAGCAGGATCATCAGAACATGATGGACCAGCTCGGGGTGAAGGCGCTGCGTCCGGGGCCGAGCGGCAATGAGAAAGCGCCGAATCATGCCAACTACGACGAGTCGAAGGCGAATCCGTATCCGGAGATTCCAGACCCGTTGACGATGAATGACGGGCAGAAGGTGACAACCGCTGATCAGTGGTGGAACAAGCGCCGGCCTGAGCTGGTGGAGATGCTGTCAAAGTACGTCTATGGGCGCGTGCCGGAACACACGCCGAAGGTGACGTGGAAGGTGAACGCCGTCGATCACGAATTCATCGGGTTTACGCCGGTTGTGGCGAAAGATCTTATCGGCGAGGTGGACAACGCGGATTGCCCGTCGATCACAGTGAAGATCCACATGACGCTGGTGACACCGGCGATGGCGAAGGGGCCGGTGCCGGTGATGATGGAGTTCACGCGTGCGGGGTTTCCGAATCCGCATGAACCTTCGCCGGATGAGTTCGAACGGATCAATGCTGCGTATAAGGCGATGCTGACGCAGCAGGATCCATCGCTGAAGGATGTGTTTGCGAAGTATCCGGCGTGGCAGCCGATCAAGGCAACGCCGTTTGCTTTTCCGCAGATGAACGAGGACGGCGATCCGCCGAATGAGTGGCAGCTCATTGCTGCGGGTTGGGGCTTCGTGCGGTTCGATCCCGCAAGCGTGCAGGCTGACGATGGCGCGGGGATCACGCGCGGAATCATCGGGTTGGTGAACAAGGGGCAGCCGCGCAAGCCGGAGGACTGGGGTGCGTTGCGGGCGTGGGCATGGGGCGCTGGACGCGGGCTCGACTATCTCGAGACAGAGCCGGGCGTGGATGCCAAGCATGTTGCGATTGAAGGTGTGTCGCGCTACGGCAAAGCGGCGCTGGTAACGATGGCGTTCGATCAGCGGTTTGCGATGGTGCTGGTTGGCTCGTCGGGCAAGGGCGGAGCGACGCTGCTGCGGCGGAATTTTGGCGAGGCGGTGGAGAGCCTGACGGGCGGCGAGTACTACTGGATGGCCGGAAACTTCATCAAGTACGGCGCGTCTGAGTCGACAACGGGACCGCATACGCCGGGAGAGCTGCCGGTGGATTCGAATGAATTGATTGCGCTGTGCGCGCCGCGGCTGACGTTCATCAGCTACGGGATTCCAGCGAAGGGCGATGCGAAGTGGCTCGACCACCAGGGTAGCTGGATGGCCACCGTGGATGCGAGCCGGGTATGGACGCTGCTGGGCGCGAAGCCGGCGGCGGGGATTGAAGGCGATCCGCATACGACGCCGATGCCGCCGATGAATCAGGGGCTGCTGGACGGGCAGCTTGCCTGGCGGCAGCATGATGGCGGGCACACGGACGCGCCGAACATGAAATGGTTCCTCCAGTGGGCAGATAAGTTCATTGGACACGCACCGCCACAATGA
- a CDS encoding OsmC family protein, with the protein MASKASAVWTGSLKEGKGTISTATGVLSNANYSFATRFEGAASGTTPEELIAAAHASCFSMALGAQLGGAGLTPEKIETQAAVTLAKTDGGFAVTKIALTTTASVPGATQEQFDKAAADAKTGCPISKLFANNTQIELDAKLV; encoded by the coding sequence ATGGCAAGCAAGGCAAGTGCGGTCTGGACCGGGTCACTGAAGGAAGGCAAGGGAACGATTTCGACGGCAACGGGCGTGCTTTCGAACGCCAACTACTCGTTCGCGACTCGTTTTGAGGGCGCGGCTTCCGGCACCACTCCGGAAGAACTGATTGCGGCGGCGCATGCAAGCTGCTTCTCGATGGCGCTTGGCGCGCAGCTGGGCGGAGCAGGCCTGACGCCGGAGAAGATCGAGACGCAGGCGGCAGTGACCCTGGCCAAGACGGACGGCGGATTTGCGGTGACGAAGATCGCGCTGACCACGACGGCGAGCGTTCCTGGCGCAACCCAGGAGCAGTTCGACAAGGCCGCGGCGGACGCCAAGACAGGCTGCCCGATCTCGAAGCTGTTCGCCAACAACACGCAGATTGAGCTGGACGCGAAGCTGGTGTAG
- a CDS encoding SGNH/GDSL hydrolase family protein, producing the protein MTQPAKIFAIAALVLTSGWVFAQAPKSAPTPENWVVSWGASQQIPEPNNALPSEDLHDATVRQIFHLSIGGPAIRVHVSNAFGTEALHLTAVHIARPVSTSSPAIDPATDKTLTFAGKTDVLVPPGAEFLSDPIDFAVAPLSDLAVTFHLDAPPSRETGHPGSRATSYYVHGDFTGAANLTEPKHVDHWYQVSEIDVQSPPGAAAVVAFGDSITDGHGATTNGNDRWTDVLAARLQASLATRNIGVSNQGIGGNHLLTDGLGPNALSRFDHDVLAPTGVRWVIIFEGVNDLGALAREHEVSPADHAALVERVIAAYQQIIARAHAHGLRVYGATITPYVGSGYYHPGPLSGADRQAVNAWIRAAGHFDAVIDFDAIVRDPQHPEQLSPAYDCGDHLHPSPAGYKAMGEAIPTSLFVP; encoded by the coding sequence ATGACACAGCCAGCAAAAATCTTTGCCATTGCCGCTCTTGTACTTACAAGCGGATGGGTGTTTGCGCAAGCTCCAAAGAGCGCGCCAACACCGGAGAACTGGGTCGTAAGCTGGGGCGCCTCGCAGCAGATACCAGAGCCAAACAACGCGCTGCCCTCCGAAGACCTGCACGACGCCACGGTCCGCCAGATCTTCCACCTCTCCATTGGCGGCCCCGCAATCCGTGTCCATGTCTCCAACGCGTTCGGCACCGAGGCACTTCACTTAACGGCGGTTCACATCGCGCGGCCAGTGTCGACCTCCTCGCCTGCCATCGATCCAGCGACCGACAAGACCCTCACCTTCGCCGGGAAGACCGATGTATTGGTTCCTCCCGGCGCGGAGTTCCTCTCCGATCCGATCGACTTCGCAGTTGCGCCCTTATCCGACCTCGCGGTGACGTTCCACCTCGACGCTCCACCGTCCCGCGAAACAGGCCATCCTGGCTCGCGCGCCACGTCGTACTACGTCCACGGCGACTTCACCGGAGCCGCCAATCTCACCGAGCCCAAACACGTCGACCACTGGTACCAGGTCTCCGAAATTGACGTGCAGTCACCCCCCGGAGCAGCCGCCGTAGTTGCCTTCGGCGACTCCATCACGGACGGCCATGGCGCAACCACAAATGGCAACGACCGCTGGACCGACGTTCTCGCCGCGCGTCTCCAGGCCTCGCTGGCAACGCGCAACATCGGCGTCTCCAATCAGGGCATCGGCGGCAATCATCTTCTCACCGACGGCCTGGGCCCCAACGCGCTCTCGCGATTCGACCACGACGTGCTCGCACCCACCGGCGTGCGCTGGGTCATCATCTTTGAGGGGGTGAACGACCTCGGCGCTCTCGCGCGCGAACACGAAGTCTCACCCGCCGATCACGCCGCTCTCGTCGAACGCGTCATCGCCGCCTATCAGCAGATCATCGCCCGAGCTCACGCCCACGGACTCCGCGTTTACGGGGCCACCATCACTCCGTACGTTGGCTCCGGCTATTACCATCCCGGCCCGCTCAGCGGAGCCGACCGTCAGGCAGTGAACGCGTGGATTCGCGCCGCCGGCCACTTCGACGCCGTCATCGATTTCGACGCGATTGTGCGTGACCCGCAGCATCCTGAGCAACTCTCGCCCGCCTACGACTGCGGCGATCACTTGCATCCATCCCCGGCTGGCTACAAAGCCATGGGAGAAGCCATCCCAACCAGCCTTTTCGTTCCCTAG
- a CDS encoding SDR family NAD(P)-dependent oxidoreductase, with amino-acid sequence MPSSKAHNRDSSKTPLAIVTGASTGIGFHLARVFADNNFDVLITADEARVKDAAVEIEALGAKVYTVQADLSRPEEVERLWKEIEATGRPVDAIAINAGIGTSGDFATETDLDRELKIIDLNVRSTVHLAKLAARQMVSRGEGKILITASIAGTMPTPLMAVYGASKAFDLEFAQSLHHELKDKGVTVTALKPGATDTDFFKRADMEDTKVGSEGKSTNDPSAVAKQGFDALMRGDQEVFAEAWSTKISGTFGGMVPNTVKAAQHKKMAAHGTAKKSA; translated from the coding sequence ATGCCGTCGTCCAAAGCTCACAACCGAGACAGTTCTAAGACGCCCCTGGCCATAGTCACCGGCGCATCCACCGGAATCGGCTTTCACCTGGCGCGGGTATTCGCCGACAACAACTTCGACGTGCTGATTACCGCCGATGAAGCCCGAGTCAAAGACGCCGCCGTAGAGATCGAAGCGCTGGGCGCGAAGGTCTACACCGTGCAGGCCGACTTGAGCCGGCCAGAAGAGGTCGAGCGCCTCTGGAAGGAAATCGAAGCGACCGGCCGTCCCGTCGACGCCATCGCCATCAACGCCGGCATTGGCACCTCCGGCGATTTCGCCACCGAGACCGACCTCGACCGCGAGCTCAAGATCATCGACTTGAACGTGCGCTCCACGGTGCATCTCGCCAAGTTGGCTGCGCGCCAGATGGTGAGCCGCGGTGAAGGTAAGATCCTAATCACCGCGTCGATCGCCGGCACCATGCCCACGCCGCTGATGGCCGTCTACGGCGCCTCGAAAGCATTCGACCTCGAGTTCGCGCAAAGCCTGCATCACGAACTCAAAGACAAGGGCGTGACCGTAACTGCCCTCAAGCCCGGCGCCACCGACACCGACTTTTTCAAGCGCGCCGACATGGAAGATACCAAGGTCGGCAGCGAGGGTAAGAGCACGAACGATCCCTCAGCAGTCGCAAAGCAGGGTTTCGACGCCCTCATGCGTGGCGACCAGGAAGTCTTTGCCGAAGCGTGGAGCACCAAGATTTCCGGCACCTTTGGCGGCATGGTGCCTAACACCGTGAAGGCCGCGCAGCACAAGAAGATGGCCGCGCACGGAACCGCGAAGAAGTCAGCCTAA
- a CDS encoding ankyrin repeat domain-containing protein, protein MMNFMLEGGRFHRALFVAALVVSFTGSAFADPIHDAARKGDLKKVQAILASDPNAVKAKDSNGDTPLHVAALHGELKVAEALIAAGAEVNVKNSYPNITPEDLGQFFSSSNHQDPVRLLHTQPSRSDAVNTHQVSSQDLANNGYTPMALAVFGRDHNKIIQLLIAHGGDVNMRGITGTTPLFWAVMRGQKDDMKTLLDHGADPNIPNAFGDTPLICAIQLGYLSLVPSLVDKGADVNAQNQSQMRALGYAMSKPEDDSIVDYLKKHGAHQ, encoded by the coding sequence ATGATGAATTTCATGCTTGAAGGTGGACGTTTTCATCGGGCCCTGTTTGTTGCGGCCCTCGTTGTTTCCTTTACCGGTTCGGCGTTTGCCGATCCGATTCACGATGCAGCCCGCAAGGGAGACCTGAAGAAGGTCCAGGCGATCCTGGCTTCCGATCCCAATGCGGTGAAGGCGAAAGACAGTAACGGCGACACGCCGCTTCACGTTGCCGCCCTTCACGGGGAACTCAAGGTGGCCGAAGCGCTGATTGCCGCCGGGGCCGAAGTGAATGTGAAGAACAGCTATCCCAACATCACGCCGGAAGACCTGGGGCAGTTCTTCTCGAGCAGCAACCATCAGGATCCAGTGAGACTGCTGCACACGCAGCCGTCGCGGTCCGACGCAGTGAACACGCACCAGGTCTCGTCGCAGGACCTTGCGAATAACGGCTACACGCCGATGGCGCTGGCCGTGTTCGGCAGAGATCACAACAAGATCATTCAACTGCTGATCGCGCACGGGGGCGACGTGAACATGCGCGGCATCACTGGGACCACGCCGTTGTTCTGGGCCGTGATGCGTGGCCAGAAGGACGACATGAAGACGCTTCTGGACCACGGTGCGGATCCGAACATTCCCAACGCCTTTGGGGACACGCCGTTGATCTGCGCTATCCAACTGGGCTACCTGAGCCTGGTGCCGTCGCTGGTGGACAAGGGCGCCGATGTGAATGCGCAGAACCAGAGCCAGATGCGTGCGCTGGGTTACGCCATGTCAAAGCCGGAGGATGATTCGATCGTGGATTATCTGAAGAAGCACGGGGCGCACCAGTAA